A stretch of Myroides oncorhynchi DNA encodes these proteins:
- a CDS encoding phosphatase PAP2 family protein yields the protein MNQIINNNYCRVRALLFLLPFLLLIIIAFSLYFVDCLSIEGYIKVQKNTFLYINKNVGCYPTLVSNMTQIGDALVFLSLLSILYVYTPRLWESLITSSLFSLLFTVLIKNVFAIPRPAASFDNHSFFIVGERLAASNSFPSGHSITVFSILTVLMFAFMPKKAKHKISYFIFIVLLGLVFAFTRVAVGAHYPLDVIVGSLVGYICGIIGTLISKKYEFWKWIHNRKYYPVFIILFFICSILLVHRIMERNLVVYYLSLISLIITLYKITTLYVKKTN from the coding sequence ATGAATCAGATTATTAATAACAATTACTGTAGAGTTAGAGCACTTCTATTTCTACTACCTTTTCTACTATTAATCATTATTGCCTTTAGCTTATACTTTGTAGACTGTTTATCTATAGAGGGGTATATAAAGGTTCAGAAAAACACTTTTTTATATATTAATAAAAACGTAGGTTGTTATCCAACCCTAGTGTCTAATATGACACAGATAGGAGATGCTTTAGTCTTTCTCTCCCTTCTCAGTATCTTATATGTTTATACACCTAGGCTATGGGAATCATTAATTACAAGTTCTTTATTTTCACTATTATTTACTGTCTTAATAAAGAATGTTTTTGCTATACCAAGACCTGCAGCTTCTTTTGATAATCACAGTTTTTTTATAGTAGGAGAGCGATTAGCAGCTTCTAATAGCTTTCCATCTGGACATTCTATTACTGTCTTTAGCATTTTGACTGTATTGATGTTTGCATTTATGCCTAAAAAAGCCAAACATAAGATAAGTTACTTTATTTTTATTGTATTGTTGGGATTGGTATTTGCATTTACACGAGTAGCGGTAGGAGCACATTATCCATTAGACGTTATAGTAGGTAGCCTTGTAGGTTATATCTGTGGTATAATAGGAACTTTAATATCTAAAAAATATGAATTTTGGAAGTGGATTCACAATAGAAAGTATTACCCTGTGTTTATTATTTTATTTTTCATTTGTAGTATATTGCTTGTTCATAGGATAATGGAAAGAAATTTAGTTGTCTATTACCTATCATTGATAAGCTTAATCATTACATTGTATAAAATCACTACTCTTTATGTTAAAAAAACAAATTAG
- the ung gene encoding uracil-DNA glycosylase, which produces MKIQASGWNTYLKEEISSPYFKTLMQTVDSLYEISMVFPPKEEVYKAFDLVDFKDVKVVIIGQDPYHGAFQANGLSFSVSKGVKLPPSLQNIYKELESDLGIRNLNGDLSKWAEQGVFLLNATLTVEEKKAGSHQRIGWEKFTDGVIEQLSKHRENLVFILWGSYAQKKGKTIDRTKHLVIETVHPSPLSVYRGFFGSKPFSKTNDYLASKEVKIIDWSV; this is translated from the coding sequence ATGAAAATACAAGCATCAGGTTGGAATACCTACTTAAAAGAAGAAATATCTTCTCCATACTTTAAAACACTTATGCAAACTGTTGATTCTCTCTATGAAATATCGATGGTCTTTCCTCCTAAAGAAGAAGTATATAAAGCTTTTGATCTAGTTGATTTTAAAGATGTTAAAGTAGTTATTATTGGTCAAGATCCATACCACGGTGCTTTTCAAGCTAATGGGCTATCTTTTAGTGTCAGTAAAGGAGTTAAATTACCTCCTAGCTTACAGAATATCTATAAGGAGCTAGAAAGTGATCTAGGCATCCGAAATCTAAATGGAGACTTAAGTAAATGGGCAGAGCAGGGAGTGTTCTTGCTAAACGCCACTCTAACTGTAGAAGAGAAGAAAGCGGGCTCTCATCAGAGAATTGGTTGGGAGAAGTTTACAGATGGAGTAATTGAACAATTGAGTAAACACAGAGAGAATCTTGTATTTATACTTTGGGGAAGCTATGCGCAGAAAAAAGGTAAGACTATTGATAGAACTAAGCACTTAGTTATAGAAACAGTACATCCATCACCATTATCTGTATATAGAGGTTTCTTTGGAAGCAAACCATTTTCTAAAACAAACGATTATCTAGCCTCTAAAGAAGTAAAGATAATAGATTGGAGTGTTTAG
- a CDS encoding LexA family transcriptional regulator encodes MQDATGVIKKLKRMMGIKTDLQLSVILDVKPNTISSWKKRDSLQYEGLIALCKEHKIDLNELFFSDSTAVYNTSYHKRKVKMISIDHHFEYFLDPEKTLATAPSYVFPTTEEVDTAFQVSVDNMYPTIKMTSYVITKRIDIKELQLWHIYLFILKDKGIVIYRFKRKTEEGKLLLISDNPAFDNIEVNIKDVKDVFCVRGAFLPNMKNATEL; translated from the coding sequence ATGCAAGATGCAACAGGAGTAATCAAAAAATTAAAGAGAATGATGGGGATTAAAACTGATCTCCAACTTTCTGTTATTCTAGATGTTAAACCTAATACTATCTCATCGTGGAAAAAGAGAGATAGTTTACAATACGAAGGATTAATAGCATTGTGTAAAGAGCACAAGATAGATCTAAACGAATTATTCTTTTCAGATTCTACTGCGGTTTATAATACTAGTTATCACAAGCGAAAAGTAAAAATGATTTCAATAGATCATCACTTTGAATATTTTCTAGATCCAGAGAAAACATTAGCAACGGCTCCTAGTTATGTGTTTCCTACTACTGAAGAGGTGGATACTGCTTTTCAGGTTTCTGTAGACAATATGTATCCTACTATAAAAATGACTTCTTATGTTATTACTAAACGTATTGATATCAAAGAATTACAGTTATGGCATATCTATTTATTTATTCTAAAAGATAAAGGAATCGTAATATATAGATTTAAACGCAAAACAGAAGAAGGTAAGCTTTTACTGATAAGTGATAATCCTGCTTTTGACAATATAGAAGTAAATATAAAAGATGTCAAAGATGTTTTCTGTGTAAGAGGAGCTTTCTTACCTAATATGAAAAACGCTACAGAGCTATAA